GTTATGAGTTTATAAGCAATGTGGAATTATCAATGCAGGAGAGAAATTGAAGAAATTGGAAAAGGAGAAAGGGATTGTTATCCGATTTGTCATAGGACACAGTTCGACTCCAGGTGGTTATCTTGATAGAGCAATTGATGCTGAGGAAGCACAGTACAAAGATTTTCTTAAACTTCAGCATGTGGAGGGTTACCATGAGCTGTCTGCTAAGACTAGGACTTACTTCTCCGTGGCGTCTTCTATCTGGGATGCTGATTTCTACATGAAGGTGGACGACGATGTTCATGTCAATTTGGGTGCGTCTTCTTTCCCCTATAATTCTTGCACttctatttaaaaagaaaaatcttatACATTTGCTTCCTTCTagtgatttatttttcttttttgtatagGTATGCTTGTAACTAGATTGGCCAAACACAGATCTAAACCAAGAGTGTATATTGGGTGCATGAAGTCTGGTCCAGTTCTATCTCAAAAGTAAGTTGGTTTCTAGGAATTCCTTATTTTTCATATGCTAGACTAGGCCAGTGGCTCACCTTCGCCTAATATGTACTACTGTGGGGTGATGCAGGGGAGTGAAGTATCATGAACCAGAGTTCTGGAAATTCGGAGAAGAAGGGAATAAGTACTTCAGGCATGCAACTGGTCAAATCTATGCCATCTCTAAGGATCTTGCTGCATATATCTCTATCAATTCGTAAGCTTTGTGTTTCTTTCTACGTACTAGTTTTGCTGGTTTAAGAGGGCAGTCTATGTGATTTTATCCTCTGAGGGTTTGAATTACTTGAGTGCAGGCCTATACTGCACAAATTTGCAAATGAGGATGTTTCGCTTGGATCATGGCTCATCGGCTTGGAAGTCAACCACGTTAACGATCGCTCTATGTGTTGCGGGACTCCTCCAGGTATCCATATGTTAAAAGCATTTGCAGCTGTAACAACAATTGCTTTAATGTTGAAGTGAACTAACTCAACAAAATATTTGCAGAATGTGAATGGAAGTCGCTGTCTGGAAACGTGTGTGTTGCATCATTTGATTGGTCGTGCAGTGGAATATGCAAATCTGTAGACAGAATGAAAGATGTGCATACTGCATGTGGTGAAGGGGATGAAGCTGTGTGGAAGGTCGATGATCTCTAGATATCCAACTATgagcagaaaagaaaaaagaaaatttccaGAGTTTTTCTTCTCCCAAGTTATTTAGATTTAGTGGTCTTGTTCCTTTCATGTTGTATTTCTCAGACCAATAGCATTTTAAGGTTTGTATCCTAATCAACTTTCAATATTGTTTACTCAGTACTTTTCCTGTGTATGCTTTTTACTGGTATGTTCAACCTACAAGCCTGTCTGGATCTGTGTTAATCAGGCAAATCTTTGTAGACACAAAAAGTTTCGTGATAAGTAAATAGAATGAAAATCTAGAAAGATGAAATTATAATAGAGTGAAACTAGAAGTATAGACTAATGAATCTACAATTACATAAACCATCTGCAAGCACACATTGATGTGTATACGTCGAGCACAAAGGTTGACATTAAAACTGACTTAGTTTCACCATCCAAATTGTTCAAGTGCAAGCAGAGGAATAATTTGAGAGGCAGAGAGAGAGAAGGTCAAGAGATGAACATCAACACTTCTTTACTCTTCTGTTTCGCCACCAGCCCCTTTTAGATGCAAGTGCTTCTCCCTCCTCTGGAAATCTGTTAATCCTTTACCGCTGCCAGTTACACCAACTTTTCCCTTTGGATCTTCTGGTGACTTGAAAATGCTTTCACGTTTGCGGCCAGTGAAGAAACCGGTCTGGAATATCATGAAAAATTTGAACACCATAAGTTCCCGAAGGAAATATAAATCAAAGTAAACTTCAAGAGCAAGAGTTGTGTATTTGATGGAAGCCAGGAAATCACATGCAGGTGAAAAAGATAGTTGGGGCCCTAACCTTTTTAGCCTGCCCTTTAGTTGTCTGAAATTGCTGCCAAGCATTCTGGCGCTTATTCTGTGTGACTTCAAGCTGCTCAAACCTATTTTTTGACTTGAAGGCATGTATCTTCTTCCGCTTAGCAGCTTTCTGCAAAAAAGAgcaaaaatataattaaaaataagagaaaaatcaaaacaaaaacagcaGAATGTAGAATGCAAATGGGCACCTTCTCCGCTAACCATTATTTtagatatgaaaaaaaaaaaattggtcatgGAGATTTTTTTTCTGTTATCAGGAGCCTTTCCCGAGGTGTCAAGACGCCATATAAAGTGACCAGAGCACAACTTTAAAGAAAGTGTATGTAACTAGAAGTTCTTACCACATCTTCAGAGTCATCAGGGTCTACTTTCAGTTTTGCTGGTAGGGCCTTTGATTGGTAGTCCACAGCAGCTGCTTGTGCAATTTTCCTTTTGAGGGCTTGCTTTGTAGCTTCAgcttctttttcagcttcaaccaAAGCATTGACAACCCCTTCTTGGATTGGCCTAACATTGTCAGGATCCACCTATTCACACCAATGAATGTCAGGAATATCTCAGCAGCGATTAACTTAGGAAGAAAGATCATAACAAGGAATATTGGGAGGACAGAGAACATAAACATTTGAATACGGTATTGTATCAAAAACCATTTAAAGGGAAACATGTTTCAGATTTCTGTGGCTAATGAAGGGATATTTAGCAGATATCCTCCAATTCTACATGAACATACTACCCACACGCGCGCACACTGACACACACAGGTGGGTCATCAGGGGATGTGTCAAAAATAGAAAGAGGAGGTCAAGGAGGCAGAACCTCAAAGGAAATCTACAGCAGGAATCAGAAATTTTTATTATGTCAGTTACTGGTTCCATAGTTTATAAAATAAGGGCACCTAGAATACTTTCTGGCTTCTAAACAAGTACCATATGCAATAATGCATGTAAAACTAAAAATGACTGGTTTGCATTCACATGAAAGTTAAAACACTAACGGTATTCTTCGTCTTTCAATTAGTCTGTGAGATTGAGTAGGGGAAAATATTGTTTAGGCCAGTTGAAAAGCATACAAAAGTAAACATGCAGTCAAAGCTTGCTTCTCTATGCTTGCTATATCATCAGATTATGGCACTAAAACCTACTTTGGAAGGATTCCCAGCTCAAGACAGACAGATTAGATAGTAAATTAGCTAGAACATGTAGTTTGTGGGTTCCGTGTTTATTTCAAGTAAGATGTTGCATGTTTCTTTTCTATCAGATCATATTTCAGGGGCGGGATTTTGGATGTATTACTACACTAAGCAGATGACAGATGTTAATACTAACTGTAGAGTGCGATGATTATACATTTTGCTTTTCTAAACAACCGACACATTATCCAAAATCCAAATGTCTACCTCAGTCTACTCTTCCCGTTTGCTAATCGAGTCCATTACTCCATTTTATCATCTAATGAGAAAGCATAGTTTTCAGAAAACGGTACAATAAAAGAGTAGAGCCAGACAAACCATACCTCTTCTCTGTTACCCCATCCCTCGAAATGCACATAGTACCCATTTGGAGTCAGAGCTTCGACTGTTGCGTCATACCTGAACATTGAACTAATCAAACATACAGAAAGgaagaaaatgtaaaaaaaattaaagaaataattaGAAAGATGAGCAGTTTGAATTTCTTTGTTAAGTACATACCATTCTCCATCGTCACTCCAAACAGCCTGCAATTTTGTGCCAACAGGAAACTTCTGAAATGATTCGGACAAGTGGTTTGATGCCTAGGTATACAAATGAGTGTGATAGGCATCAGTAGACAATAAAAGGGATTACAAGCTCTGAAATACAGCTAAGAAGAAATTCTAAACATTTTATCAAAGCAATCGAGTTTTCAACCAACcctgaattttttttccttttaagcaGATATCCACAAAGATTAAAATACAACTTAACAAGTAAAAGCTACCTGTGTATACTCGGAAGCCCCTTCAGATTGGGGCAAACTGGGAGAAGCACCAGCATTGGTCCCACTATCAAGCCCAGTGAATTCACTTTGCTTCGCAGTTGCTAGGAGTTCCTCTGTCAGCGCAATCACCTGCATTACCAAAATGTCTTGCAAACGTAAATCAAAAATGTACTGTTTGAAAAAATCAAGCATTTCATTAAATAATAAACCCCAATTTATATAAATTTCAAACTTATAATCTCAGCATGAATATCCGAATCTCGTGGAAGCAAGCAGGCAGACCATCACGACACATAGCACACCTGCACAGGAACCAAGATACGAGTGATGGGCATCCGTGACTGTTCTAgatatcaagtcttctttcttattttaACTGTCTCTACTGCTTCCATTCCGGACCAAATGACCAATCTTTTAATATAAGGCTATAAGCACTATCCTCACCTTTTTCAGATATTAACAAAAACAAATACCACCACGGATATTCCTCAGCCATTATGCAGCCAAATCATGCTGCCCTGCTTGAAGACATAATAATTTCTTGAAATATAGCAGAAAGGagaaaaaaacaaaagtaaaggGAATACATCACGAGAGTGTAGGTCATTCTCCTAATAGGTGGTTTCCTAGAATGCCTGTGGCTAAGAAGATCTGAATTTCTAAATGAGCATCTCATCTCATAAACAAATGTCACATATACTATAGTGTCGAAAATTCTCTTATTAGACTCCAGAACTCAACGACAGATGAGAGAACcaacaacaaagaaaaagagagaCAGAAGGTTGAAAGGATACTAAATTAAAATTGACAAAACTCACCTCTTGAAGCTCCTTTTCCATGTCTGCATATTCAGAATTTCCAGGGTCATCCACCAACAGCTCTCGAACCTttcacataaaaaaataaaataaaaaaaaatcagtaaaACACTACACTTGGAATACAGATAGTTAAGTTTTCTACTTCATAAATAAACACACTACTGAAataacaccaaagattatgattcTCTTTTTTCCCGACCCTACTACTTTCCTTATCCTCATGGTAATGGGAAGTGGTTTTCATCCCCCAAAATAACTTGATCCTCATAACAAGATATTGATTTCATATACGTCTTTATCGCCCCTTGAATTGTCAAGACACTGCTAACAAACGCTTGTTTCAGTATATTACCAAACTTTAGACtagttttttccaaaaaaaattcaatAGTTTCTACAATGAACACAAAGGGTCTCTCTAACACACCATCAAACTTGGTCAATCGCTGaagttatttaatttttttacatTGAACACTAAAGGGTATCTCCAAGAACTCTTAACAAAGCTCAATTCATGGAGAAAACAAAAACCCACACACTAATATGTTTCTTTCTAGGTAAAAGTTGGTTAATTGGGATGTATTTTGCCCCCAATTAACA
This genomic stretch from Papaver somniferum cultivar HN1 chromosome 5, ASM357369v1, whole genome shotgun sequence harbors:
- the LOC113284365 gene encoding probable beta-1,3-galactosyltransferase 8 isoform X2, with product MRGKNLPSKVVVILCIASFLAGSLFTNRANWNRTSSSESNNEHGGNRHPIATVDHLENKQLSEIKTADCDHKRKLAEGDPGDVMGEVTKTHDAIQSLEKTMSKLEMELAVNRMYHNNDPATHEDASKNRTLQKAFVVIGINTAFSSRRRRDSIRETWMPTGEKLKKLEKEKGIVIRFVIGHSSTPGGYLDRAIDAEEAQYKDFLKLQHVEGYHELSAKTRTYFSVASSIWDADFYMKVDDDVHVNLGMLVTRLAKHRSKPRVYIGCMKSGPVLSQKGVKYHEPEFWKFGEEGNKYFRHATGQIYAISKDLAAYISINSPILHKFANEDVSLGSWLIGLEVNHVNDRSMCCGTPPECEWKSLSGNVCVASFDWSCSGICKSVDRMKDVHTACGEGDEAVWKVDDL
- the LOC113284365 gene encoding probable beta-1,3-galactosyltransferase 8 isoform X1; amino-acid sequence: MKAVSIEKLLQLGKTTALFGFWQQPSSTKKMRGKNLPSKVVVILCIASFLAGSLFTNRANWNRTSSSESNNEHGGNRHPIATVDHLENKQLSEIKTADCDHKRKLAEGDPGDVMGEVTKTHDAIQSLEKTMSKLEMELAVNRMYHNNDPATHEDASKNRTLQKAFVVIGINTAFSSRRRRDSIRETWMPTGEKLKKLEKEKGIVIRFVIGHSSTPGGYLDRAIDAEEAQYKDFLKLQHVEGYHELSAKTRTYFSVASSIWDADFYMKVDDDVHVNLGMLVTRLAKHRSKPRVYIGCMKSGPVLSQKGVKYHEPEFWKFGEEGNKYFRHATGQIYAISKDLAAYISINSPILHKFANEDVSLGSWLIGLEVNHVNDRSMCCGTPPECEWKSLSGNVCVASFDWSCSGICKSVDRMKDVHTACGEGDEAVWKVDDL
- the LOC113284366 gene encoding survival of motor neuron-related-splicing factor 30-like — its product is MEGEEELSIEELGSNLSTYKEQLQQVRELLVDDPGNSEYADMEKELQEVIALTEELLATAKQSEFTGLDSGTNAGASPSLPQSEGASEYTQASNHLSESFQKFPVGTKLQAVWSDDGEWYDATVEALTPNGYYVHFEGWGNREEVDPDNVRPIQEGVVNALVEAEKEAEATKQALKRKIAQAAAVDYQSKALPAKLKVDPDDSEDVKAAKRKKIHAFKSKNRFEQLEVTQNKRQNAWQQFQTTKGQAKKTGFFTGRKRESIFKSPEDPKGKVGVTGSGKGLTDFQRREKHLHLKGAGGETEE